A region from the Pelagovum pacificum genome encodes:
- a CDS encoding autoinducer binding domain-containing protein, with protein MLERQIRQCIAELEELSPSGFAIAFHIRFSRPEFLFQTYPRDWQKIYSTGGLVMSDPIVSWGFANNGWTRWSELQDPPGGVLDQGRAFELNFGVAAGVEIDGSRSIAGFSRSDREFSVDEVERLMELLEELHRITLTGGALSPEAHAELRSMSLKFTHPDLIPPPD; from the coding sequence ATGCTGGAGAGACAGATTCGGCAATGCATCGCCGAATTGGAAGAGCTGAGCCCCTCCGGCTTCGCGATCGCCTTCCACATTCGCTTCTCCCGGCCGGAGTTTCTCTTCCAGACCTATCCCCGCGACTGGCAGAAAATCTATTCGACGGGCGGCCTCGTGATGAGTGACCCGATCGTCTCCTGGGGTTTTGCCAACAATGGCTGGACCCGCTGGTCGGAACTGCAGGATCCGCCCGGCGGGGTGCTCGACCAGGGCCGCGCCTTCGAGTTGAACTTCGGTGTCGCCGCCGGGGTCGAGATCGACGGCAGCCGGTCGATCGCAGGTTTCTCGCGCAGCGACCGGGAGTTCTCGGTCGACGAGGTGGAGCGCCTGATGGAACTGCTGGAGGAGCTGCACCGCATCACCCTGACGGGCGGCGCGCTCTCGCCCGAGGCCCACGCGGAGCTTCGCTCCATGTCGCTGAAGTTCACCCATCCCGACCTGATCCCGCCGCCCGACTGA
- a CDS encoding acyl-homoserine-lactone synthase yields MRKLTLDFRDLHRSGPAFFDYLKLRKRFFVDALGWDIPHDHEVEMDQYDNPTARYALVLGDGGTVLAGARALPLDARWGSTTSMLRDARSGQMKGIPAALMSEEEMTARSWECTRLVISPDVRGAAARRECLGLICEGLVDMALAQGAERLVSLSNLWLLRSLKQLGYDAELVSAPYVNAEDGHRYAVMGMTAMRLAPRDLPRIIPGVGAPAPTITREPVLH; encoded by the coding sequence ATGCGTAAGCTCACCCTCGATTTCCGCGACCTGCATCGCTCCGGCCCCGCATTCTTCGACTATCTGAAGCTGAGAAAGCGCTTCTTCGTCGACGCGCTCGGCTGGGACATTCCCCACGACCACGAGGTCGAGATGGACCAGTACGACAACCCGACCGCGCGCTATGCGCTCGTGCTCGGCGACGGTGGCACGGTCCTCGCCGGCGCGCGGGCGCTGCCGCTCGACGCGCGATGGGGCAGCACGACCAGCATGTTGCGCGATGCGAGGTCCGGCCAGATGAAGGGCATCCCGGCCGCACTCATGTCGGAAGAGGAGATGACCGCGAGGAGCTGGGAATGCACGCGGCTGGTGATTTCCCCCGACGTGCGGGGCGCGGCGGCGCGGCGCGAGTGCCTCGGGCTGATCTGCGAGGGCCTCGTCGACATGGCGCTGGCGCAGGGGGCGGAGCGGCTGGTGTCGTTGTCGAACCTCTGGCTGCTGCGCTCGCTGAAGCAGCTCGGCTACGATGCGGAGCTCGTCTCCGCCCCGTACGTCAACGCCGAGGACGGACATCGCTACGCGGTGATGGGCATGACGGCGATGCGGCTGGCGCCGCGCGACCTGCCGCGGATCATCCCGGGTGTCGGTGCGCCGGCTCCGACGATCACGCGGGAGCCGGTTCTTCACTGA
- a CDS encoding LuxR family transcriptional regulator: MKLNPITAEDITVLAPVGSYLALRVGFAFPMTEVNNLPPDWVDHYTRQRYMLQDPVMRWIYANTGAIRWSAIDLDDPYRILAQARTFGLAYGLAVSVFDGNSEGQRSFGTFVRSDREFDDGEISMLSSYVSRRHDQKAPPTNLTAAELEALRMVKEGMRAKQIAFRLGVTEGAVKQRLTNAKKKLGASTGTQAATMATEFGLI, from the coding sequence TTGAAACTCAATCCCATCACGGCTGAGGATATCACGGTGCTTGCACCCGTAGGTAGTTACCTCGCCCTGCGGGTTGGGTTCGCGTTCCCGATGACGGAGGTGAACAACCTGCCGCCGGACTGGGTCGATCACTACACGCGGCAGCGCTACATGCTGCAGGACCCGGTGATGCGATGGATCTATGCCAACACCGGCGCGATCCGCTGGTCGGCGATCGACCTCGACGATCCCTATCGCATCCTTGCGCAGGCGCGGACCTTCGGGCTCGCCTACGGGCTGGCGGTCAGCGTTTTCGATGGAAATTCAGAGGGTCAGCGCTCTTTCGGAACATTCGTCCGCTCCGACCGAGAGTTCGACGACGGCGAGATCTCAATGCTGTCCTCCTATGTTTCGCGGCGGCATGACCAGAAGGCACCGCCGACCAACCTCACCGCGGCGGAGCTCGAGGCGCTTCGCATGGTGAAGGAAGGGATGCGCGCAAAACAGATCGCTTTCCGCCTCGGCGTGACGGAAGGCGCAGTGAAGCAGCGCCTGACGAACGCCAAGAAGAAGCTCGGCGCGTCGACCGGCACGCAGGCCGCCACGATGGCCACGGAATTCGGCCTTATCTGA